Below is a window of Gammaproteobacteria bacterium DNA.
CTGTGTACACCAATACCAGATATTTGAGTCGTTGTTTTTAGAGTGCGCTGTTTCACTTGATCTCACTAAATTAGAACTAATCTACTGCACCCCCTTTGAAAAAGAGGGTGAGTGGACAAAGGGAGAAAAAAATAGCCTCTTAATCTTCTTCCTGACGCCGTAAAAATGCGGGTATATCCAAATAATCAATATCTTTAGCGCCTAATTCCATCGCTACTTTGGGAGCAGCCGGCTGCTTGCGTATAACAGCGGGACGCTCTAAATTATGGTAATCCATCGTGCCGTCATTTTTAGTACTTTCTATCAGCTTTACCTGCGGTTCTACTGCAGATTTAGCACCTTGGCTACCTTTACCCAACCCGGTCACAACCACCGTCACACGCAGCTCGTCTGTCATCTCAGGATCAATCACTGTGCCTACTACAACAGTAGCGTTTTCTGAGGCAAAAGACTTAATGACATCGCCAACAGCCTCGAACTCACCAATAGACATATCTAAACCTGCTGTGATATTAACCAATACGCCACGCGCATCAGTAATATCAATGTCTTCCAATAGCGGACTGGAGATGGCAGCCTCCGCTGCTTCTTTAGCGCGATTTTCGCCAGCACTGACACCGGTGCCCATCATCGCCATACCCATTTCAGACATCACCGTGCGAACGTCAGCAAAGTCGACGTTAATCAATCCAGGGCGTGTAATGAGTTCGGCAATACCCTGTACCGCACCTAGCAATACATTATTGGCAACCTTGAAGGCATTGAGTAAAGTGATGTTTTTACCAAGAACCGTCAATAATTTGTTATTGGGGATGGTAATGAGTGAATCTACATTTTGCGATAAACTTTGTATGCCATGATCGGCCACTAATAAACGTTTTTTTCCTTCAAATGCAAATGGCTTAGTAACAACCGCCACAGTCAGTATGCCTAATTCTTTGGCCACTTGAGCAAATACGGGCGCTGCTCCCGTGCCAGTGCCACCACCCATGCCGCAGGTAATAAATACCATATCCGAACCCGCAAGTAACTCATGAATCCGCTCACGATTTTCTTCTGCGGCTTTTCGACCTATTTCAGGATCGGCGCCTGCGCCTAAACCTTTAGTGATTTCTTCCCCAAGTTGTAAAATCACTTGGGCACTTGATCTTTTCAGTGCCTGAGCATCAGTGTTAGCGCAGATAAATTCAACACCATCGATGTTTTCTTGCATCATGTGTTCAACTGCGTTACCACCGCCTCCGCCTATCCCTATGACTTTAATGATTGCACTGTGCGGAGAACCCTCAGATAGTTCAAACATCGCCAAATCTCCTAACGTAAAGTAAAAACATTTGCTTTCAGCCTCGCCTATGCTTTTTAAGCCAGTATTTTCTTATCGGCAAATCCGTCGCCATTTTGATGGAATATTTAACTACTCATTGCTGAATAGCTACCTAACTAAAAATGTAACACAACGACTCTCCCCCTTTGAAAAAGTGGGAGAGTCGTTGTCTAAAAAATTAAAAATTGCCCTGAAACCAGGTTTTAACACGTCCCCAAACGCCTTTCATACCATTGCGTACGATCAATTCGGGACGACCTTCATACTGTTGCTGATAGCCATATAGTAACAAACCTACGCTGGTGGCGTATACCGGACTGTCCAGCACATCTGTCAAACCTTTTACATGTTGTGGCATACCTACGCGCACCGGCATATGAAATACGGATTCGGCTAATTCTGCAGCACCCGCGACTGCGCTTGCGCCACCGGTTAATACAATACCTGAAGCGACTAACTCTTCTAAGCCACTGCGACGCAATTCCGCCAATACCAAGGCAAATAACTCT
It encodes the following:
- the ftsZ gene encoding cell division protein FtsZ, giving the protein MFELSEGSPHSAIIKVIGIGGGGGNAVEHMMQENIDGVEFICANTDAQALKRSSAQVILQLGEEITKGLGAGADPEIGRKAAEENRERIHELLAGSDMVFITCGMGGGTGTGAAPVFAQVAKELGILTVAVVTKPFAFEGKKRLLVADHGIQSLSQNVDSLITIPNNKLLTVLGKNITLLNAFKVANNVLLGAVQGIAELITRPGLINVDFADVRTVMSEMGMAMMGTGVSAGENRAKEAAEAAISSPLLEDIDITDARGVLVNITAGLDMSIGEFEAVGDVIKSFASENATVVVGTVIDPEMTDELRVTVVVTGLGKGSQGAKSAVEPQVKLIESTKNDGTMDYHNLERPAVIRKQPAAPKVAMELGAKDIDYLDIPAFLRRQEED